Part of the Bacillus sp. THAF10 genome is shown below.
GGGAGATATGCTCTCTGCTTAAGTAAAACTGGTCGGCAATATCCTGAAGCGTTATCTCTTGTTTATAATTGACCCTTAAGAAAGCTTCAATTTGTTGCATACTTGATTCCGTTTCAGCAGAAGAAGGAATCGGTTCCACATCCAACGTAGACCGTTTTATTAGGGCATTCTCCTTCCACCTGTTAACAGCACGCCCTAAGGTTTCATTCAGTAGCTCTGGATCGATCGGTTTTAAAATATAATCAAAGCTTTTGTAAGTAATCGCGTTACGCATGTATTTATAATCATCATGTCCGCTAACCACAATGGTTATTGCTGCAAGCTCTGATTCTGCTAGCCATTTTAAGAGGGAAATCCCATCCCGCTTAGGCATCTGCATATCGGTAAAAATAATCTCTGGCTGATGATGTTTTATAAGGCTGATCGCTTCATCGCCATCACCGGCCTCTAGCACTGTCTCTATACCAAACTCATTCCAATTAGCAAGCAATTGCAAGCCTTCCCTTACATGCTGTTCATCGTCAATGATTATTGCTTTCATGCTCTTCACCCCCAGCTTCAAGCGGCAGCTTTATTGTTACCATAAAGCCACCATCTGGATGATTTTCTAAATGAAGGGAGGCTAAATGTTGGTAGTAAAGCTGTATGCGTGCTTGAATATTGCGTAAGCCTATATTTGTTTCTTCTCCATGCTGCAAAGATTTTCCTTCCCATAAAAGAGCATTAATTTCTTTCAGTCTCTCAGCATCCACTCCTGTCCCATTATCACGGATAACAATGGTCAGCTTTTCTTCGTCTGTTTCTGCTTTTATGTCTATTCTTCCAATATCCTCACGACGGTCAAAGCCGTGTTTAAAATAATTTTCCACAATGGGCTGTAAGAGCATTTTCGGCACTTTTACCTTAAGTGCTTCCTCGTCTGCCTGGATATGATAATCAAAGCTCTCTCCAAACCGCTCCTTTTGTAATAGCAAGAAAGCCTTCAAATAATTTATCTCCCGATTTAGAGGTACCATGTCTTCCTCCATATTCATGCCATAGCGCATGATTTTAGAAAGATCGGTGAGCAGCTTGTAGATTTGCGGTACATTGTTTTTTAAGGCTAACGTGCCAATTGATTGCAGGGCATTATATAGAAAATGAGGATTTAACTGCGATTGAAGGACCTTCAGCTGATTATTTTTGTTTTCGATTTCAAGCTTATACTCGCGGTTAATCAACAGATTTATTCTCTCCACCATTTCTTTGAATCGTATGCCTAAAAGTCCAATCTCATCCTTACCAAGCGTTTGAAATTGCACCCTCATATTTCCTTCTTTGACCTGTTGAATATTTTGGAGAAGTACACGAATTGGGTTTGTTATTTTAAAAGATACAATTAAGGAAGCTAGAATAACGAGAGATAGGCCAATAACACCGAATAGGATATTAATTTTCGTCACAGAGAAAGCGTTGTCATAAAGGGTTGCATACGGGACCCGTTTGACAAGAATCCAACCACCAGTTGAAAGGTCTGTGCGGTCATACATCATCACACCCTGGAACTCGCCGGTTTCCCATTCCATCGTTCCGCTTGTAGCTTCGGATTGGAGGATGGGCTT
Proteins encoded:
- a CDS encoding response regulator: MKAIIIDDEQHVREGLQLLANWNEFGIETVLEAGDGDEAISLIKHHQPEIIFTDMQMPKRDGISLLKWLAESELAAITIVVSGHDDYKYMRNAITYKSFDYILKPIDPELLNETLGRAVNRWKENALIKRSTLDVEPIPSSAETESSMQQIEAFLRVNYKQEITLQDIADQFYLSREHISRKFKQEYHETITDYVTRIRMEKAKELLGNPNLKIYEIAYHVGYQNEKYFSKVYKKFFHLTPNEYRNKLVK
- a CDS encoding sensor histidine kinase; the protein is MFRNSIRNKLIILLMIITILPFGTSIIITYYQSKEAFKDLVVQENSNLLYQGKINLESYLAELNNLSLSLYNNPEFINYMRAPNKEDNYLTIGIVRNVLQTILYAEDNITRVQISFEEVNRGITASKRSTVVFSDRVTDSYEDAYKKAQLSPYLFHIDTEQLQKGGNVLYVHRALTNVPSEKVLAYITLVVGSEKILSLSENLFNRQTEELFILSPNGEFIYSSNPMVQKLPDEQKWIKPILQSEATSGTMEWETGEFQGVMMYDRTDLSTGGWILVKRVPYATLYDNAFSVTKINILFGVIGLSLVILASLIVSFKITNPIRVLLQNIQQVKEGNMRVQFQTLGKDEIGLLGIRFKEMVERINLLINREYKLEIENKNNQLKVLQSQLNPHFLYNALQSIGTLALKNNVPQIYKLLTDLSKIMRYGMNMEEDMVPLNREINYLKAFLLLQKERFGESFDYHIQADEEALKVKVPKMLLQPIVENYFKHGFDRREDIGRIDIKAETDEEKLTIVIRDNGTGVDAERLKEINALLWEGKSLQHGEETNIGLRNIQARIQLYYQHLASLHLENHPDGGFMVTIKLPLEAGGEEHESNNH